The Actinotalea sp. JY-7876 sequence ATCACACGCGTGCTCGTCGGCACAGGTCTGGGGGACCCGCGCGGGCGGGACGTCGTCGACGCCACCCGGGGTCCAGGGGTGGCAGCGGGCGAGGCGCCGCACCGCCAGCCACGTCCCGCGCACCGCACCGTGGCGCTGCACGGCCAGCAGCGCATACGACGAGCACGAGGGGTAGTAGCGGCACGTCGGGCCGCTCAGGGGTGAGAT is a genomic window containing:
- the yidD gene encoding membrane protein insertion efficiency factor YidD, with translation MSSHTGAGQLEALRQLPRMVLVGLLRAYQLVISPLSGPTCRYYPSCSSYALLAVQRHGAVRGTWLAVRRLARCHPWTPGGVDDVPPARVPQTCADEHACDHRARSSA